One Desulfovibrio fairfieldensis genomic window carries:
- a CDS encoding phage tail tape measure protein, whose product MSDLQVQAELKLKDNLSKPAGTALDSLGKNAKKAGDAVDAVGRADSVKRVARDATEAARGMDAVARGAREAQSGLRGAERGATGLARAMHGVGRGLRDAVGHLGKLKNGLNGGMQGVAAMGAAGYAIKRSTDKSVQYEKLVASMANVAYADRDAAGRMAGMKDLDASIVKAVRDGGGTREEGAATLNTLLASGAVDESTAKDKLLSVLMKASTASGASGEELSQIVVKGISQRQFSADEAELAIDKAIKAGEAGQFELKDMARWLPQIISAGKGMKGMSGFEAHLANLQAVAQVTGSNDQAGNAYFNLLGKITSTDAANNFKKAGVRLAPALAKARMEGVDPVTAFVELIEKKVVGKNKNFRTLQKKLAATSDKNERRQLMEQAAEILQGSAIGKIIQDREALLGLVGVMNGRETIKDVREQLANAHGATDTSYRVMTSTTAYQQERLANEKDIATSGFFNWIKKPLDSLLGWGADTARDNPVLASTAMGAGAVGSAYMAGSGVSSLWSWLRGGKAVPTPPAGTAVEAAAEGVGAAGGSAAAAGGKGAALLKGAAKAGSVLAVAGSAIDAVSTELDDSLTRAQKNEAHTETAGGLAGALAGGKAGAIGGAALGSFLGPIGTAIGGAIGGLGGGIAGYFGGSWVGKKLGGWFFGDDDEAAPAPQPENGAQNAPDIARTVLQAAQIMQNQPLAATLNIQLEMDGEVIARKVEQVQLRQATRR is encoded by the coding sequence ATGAGCGATCTCCAAGTACAAGCCGAACTCAAGCTCAAAGACAATCTGAGCAAGCCCGCCGGTACGGCGCTGGACTCCTTGGGTAAAAACGCCAAAAAAGCGGGCGACGCCGTGGATGCCGTGGGGCGGGCGGACTCCGTCAAACGCGTGGCCCGTGACGCCACTGAGGCCGCCCGTGGCATGGACGCCGTGGCCCGTGGCGCGCGGGAGGCGCAATCCGGCTTGCGGGGCGCGGAGCGAGGCGCGACGGGCCTTGCCCGCGCCATGCATGGGGTGGGCAGGGGCCTGCGGGACGCCGTGGGGCATCTGGGCAAGCTTAAAAACGGCCTGAATGGCGGCATGCAGGGCGTGGCCGCCATGGGGGCCGCTGGCTATGCTATCAAACGCAGCACGGACAAGTCCGTACAATACGAAAAGCTTGTGGCCAGCATGGCCAACGTGGCCTATGCGGACCGCGACGCCGCTGGACGTATGGCGGGTATGAAGGATCTGGACGCGTCCATTGTCAAGGCCGTGCGAGACGGCGGCGGCACACGAGAGGAGGGAGCCGCCACCCTCAACACCCTGTTGGCCAGCGGCGCGGTAGATGAAAGCACCGCCAAGGATAAGCTCCTGTCTGTCCTGATGAAAGCCAGTACCGCCTCCGGCGCATCTGGTGAAGAGCTGTCGCAGATTGTCGTGAAGGGCATCAGTCAGAGGCAGTTCTCGGCGGATGAAGCCGAGCTTGCCATTGATAAGGCCATCAAAGCGGGTGAGGCCGGGCAATTTGAGTTAAAGGACATGGCCCGTTGGCTGCCGCAGATTATCAGCGCAGGCAAAGGCATGAAGGGCATGAGTGGTTTTGAGGCTCATCTTGCCAATTTGCAGGCCGTGGCCCAGGTTACAGGGTCCAATGATCAAGCCGGAAATGCCTATTTTAATTTGCTTGGCAAGATTACCAGCACTGATGCAGCCAATAATTTTAAAAAAGCGGGAGTCAGGCTCGCCCCGGCGCTGGCCAAGGCCCGTATGGAGGGCGTGGACCCGGTAACAGCCTTTGTTGAGCTTATCGAAAAAAAGGTGGTTGGCAAAAATAAAAATTTTCGCACCCTGCAAAAAAAGCTTGCCGCCACCTCAGACAAAAATGAACGCCGCCAACTTATGGAGCAGGCCGCGGAAATTCTGCAAGGCAGTGCCATCGGCAAAATTATCCAGGATCGTGAGGCGTTGCTGGGGCTTGTCGGCGTCATGAACGGACGCGAAACCATCAAAGACGTGCGTGAACAGCTTGCCAACGCCCACGGGGCCACGGATACGTCCTACCGGGTTATGACCAGTACCACGGCGTATCAGCAGGAACGCCTCGCCAATGAAAAAGATATCGCCACCAGCGGCTTTTTTAATTGGATAAAAAAGCCGCTGGACTCTCTACTGGGGTGGGGAGCTGACACGGCACGGGACAACCCCGTCCTGGCCTCCACAGCTATGGGGGCTGGCGCTGTTGGAAGCGCCTATATGGCGGGGTCCGGTGTCTCTTCGTTGTGGAGTTGGCTACGCGGCGGCAAAGCTGTCCCCACGCCCCCGGCGGGTACGGCAGTGGAAGCGGCAGCCGAGGGCGTGGGTGCTGCCGGAGGCTCCGCAGCAGCTGCGGGCGGCAAGGGGGCGGCATTGCTTAAAGGTGCGGCCAAGGCGGGCAGCGTGCTGGCTGTGGCCGGATCAGCCATTGACGCCGTAAGCACGGAACTGGACGACTCCCTGACCCGCGCGCAGAAAAACGAGGCTCACACGGAAACCGCCGGGGGCCTTGCCGGGGCGCTGGCTGGCGGCAAGGCCGGAGCCATCGGCGGCGCTGCTCTGGGCTCTTTTCTCGGCCCCATCGGCACGGCTATCGGCGGGGCCATCGGCGGCCTAGGAGGCGGCATCGCCGGATACTTCGGCGGCTCCTGGGTGGGCAAGAAGCTGGGCGGCTGGTTTTTCGGCGACGATGATGAGGCGGCCCCGGCCCCACAGCCTGAAAATGGCGCTCAGAACGCACCAGACATCGCCCGGACAGTGCTCCAGGCAGCGCAGATCATGCAAAACCAGCCCCTTGCAGCAACGCTCAATATCCAGCTTGAAATGGACGGCGAAGTCATTGCCCGCAAGGTGGAGCAGGTACAGCTCCGCCAAGCCACCCGACGTTAG
- a CDS encoding DNA circularization protein: MSWLSLLDASFRGVPFQVESVSDKGEKSLAIHEYPYRAGGEVEDLGRKPRIIPLKAVFWGVNYLSGLRALIKAFEEEGKGELVHPVFGSTEVVIRNWDVPHEAERPDYATVSFEAVEASPDNPFFDDQSSRSLAERASDALLSGLAQALGDSAASLQKTLGEVAGQAASLQSRVLAELDGLLMVYDSARSVARTAMSYLDFPSAFVADLSACIQSAASTVGGVSGFASLSGLSGLLPRLDISSGESAGTYPSGANSYGPAWISGPVSGSVGRAEAVLAIRQSPTASATAPIPEPGSAQTPIGQATTHAMLTQTQVYAQAARDTLVAELAAPTLTPAEVESLTGNARDRLQDCLHAVRASLPQALVHPISECLRDAAQAVQQLGEAALNARPPLVMRTVDRPCNFHLLAHRLYGDYTRAGELARINPQVRNPNFIAQGQEVLVYAR; this comes from the coding sequence ATGTCCTGGTTATCCCTGCTTGATGCATCTTTTAGAGGCGTTCCCTTCCAGGTCGAATCCGTGAGCGACAAGGGCGAAAAATCCCTGGCCATCCACGAATACCCCTACCGCGCGGGCGGGGAGGTGGAAGACTTGGGCCGCAAGCCGCGCATCATCCCGCTCAAGGCCGTGTTCTGGGGCGTCAACTACCTTTCCGGCCTGCGCGCCCTGATCAAGGCCTTTGAGGAGGAAGGCAAGGGCGAGCTGGTCCACCCGGTGTTCGGCAGTACGGAAGTGGTCATCCGCAATTGGGACGTGCCCCATGAGGCCGAGCGCCCGGATTACGCCACAGTCAGCTTTGAGGCCGTGGAAGCCTCGCCGGACAATCCCTTTTTTGATGATCAGAGCTCGCGCTCTCTGGCCGAGCGTGCCTCTGACGCCCTCTTGAGCGGACTTGCCCAGGCGTTGGGCGACAGTGCCGCCAGCCTGCAAAAAACCTTGGGCGAGGTGGCCGGGCAGGCGGCCAGCCTGCAAAGCCGCGTGCTTGCGGAGCTGGACGGCCTGCTCATGGTCTATGACAGCGCCCGCAGCGTGGCGCGCACGGCCATGTCCTATCTGGATTTTCCAAGCGCCTTTGTGGCGGATTTGTCCGCCTGTATCCAGTCGGCGGCCTCCACTGTGGGCGGGGTGTCCGGCTTTGCGTCCCTGAGCGGATTGTCCGGCCTGCTGCCGCGCCTGGACATAAGCAGCGGCGAAAGTGCCGGCACATACCCCAGCGGGGCCAACAGTTACGGCCCGGCGTGGATCAGCGGCCCGGTCAGCGGCAGCGTGGGCCGTGCGGAGGCTGTGCTGGCCATCCGCCAGTCGCCCACGGCTTCCGCGACGGCCCCGATCCCTGAACCCGGCAGCGCGCAAACGCCCATCGGGCAGGCCACGACTCACGCCATGCTGACGCAAACCCAGGTCTATGCCCAGGCCGCGCGCGACACGCTTGTGGCAGAGCTGGCCGCGCCCACCCTGACCCCGGCGGAGGTGGAAAGCCTCACGGGCAATGCGCGCGACCGTCTGCAAGATTGCCTGCATGCCGTGCGCGCCAGCCTGCCGCAGGCTCTGGTCCACCCGATATCCGAGTGCCTGCGTGACGCCGCCCAGGCCGTGCAGCAGTTGGGTGAAGCCGCGCTCAATGCCCGCCCGCCGCTGGTCATGCGTACAGTGGATCGGCCCTGCAACTTCCACTTGCTGGCGCATCGCCTCTATGGCGACTACACGCGCGCCGGGGAGCTGGCCCGCATCAATCCCCAGGTGCGCAATCCCAACTTTATAGCCCAGGGCCAGGAGGTGCTTGTCTATGCCCGCTGA
- a CDS encoding phage baseplate assembly protein has product MPAESDRVSVAIEGHLHRDWTRFSLDSDLFTPADAWSVSLGIPAAQLPGYVRPWAKVEVRVGDNLALTGRVDSLRRRIARDGLELSLSGRDGAGILLDCSAPVFTQREVAVDEVCASMVRPLGVDKIDVQPGGAAFKKVSIEPGMTAWEALQRAAEASGLWPWFAPDGTLKVAAPDYSRAVDAELICAFDGTPNNIISLEMDEACNRRHSEVTVLGQSTGGEDDEAQNALRATVKDGGAWFYRPLIRDEGHVDSVAMARTRARKIITDGVFDSLTFTAVVHGHRTDSGSLWEPGMHIRLRVEKLCDISLLLARRTLLGGREGRTTTLTLKPWGVWLPDTAKKAKKRKKKSDGDEMDFDLED; this is encoded by the coding sequence ATGCCCGCTGAGAGCGACCGTGTCAGCGTTGCCATTGAGGGGCATCTGCATCGGGACTGGACGCGCTTTTCCCTGGACAGCGACCTGTTCACCCCGGCGGACGCATGGAGCGTCAGCCTGGGCATCCCCGCCGCGCAACTGCCCGGCTACGTGCGCCCCTGGGCCAAGGTGGAAGTGCGCGTGGGCGACAATCTTGCGCTCACGGGCCGGGTGGATTCCCTGCGCCGCCGCATTGCCCGCGACGGCCTGGAGCTGTCCCTGTCCGGACGCGACGGCGCGGGCATCCTCCTGGACTGCTCGGCCCCGGTGTTCACCCAGCGCGAGGTGGCCGTGGATGAGGTTTGCGCATCCATGGTCCGCCCTCTGGGCGTAGACAAAATCGACGTGCAGCCCGGCGGTGCGGCGTTCAAAAAAGTCAGCATCGAACCGGGGATGACCGCTTGGGAAGCCTTGCAACGCGCGGCGGAAGCCAGCGGCCTCTGGCCGTGGTTTGCGCCGGACGGCACTCTCAAGGTGGCCGCGCCGGACTACTCTCGCGCCGTGGACGCGGAACTGATTTGCGCCTTTGATGGCACCCCCAATAACATCATCAGTCTCGAAATGGATGAGGCTTGCAACCGCCGTCACAGCGAGGTCACGGTGCTGGGCCAGTCCACGGGCGGGGAGGATGACGAGGCGCAGAACGCCCTGCGTGCCACGGTCAAGGACGGTGGGGCTTGGTTTTACCGCCCCCTGATCCGCGACGAAGGACATGTGGACAGCGTGGCCATGGCCCGCACCCGCGCCCGCAAGATCATCACGGACGGCGTCTTTGACAGCCTGACCTTCACGGCTGTGGTACATGGGCACCGCACGGACTCAGGCTCGCTCTGGGAACCGGGCATGCACATTCGTCTGCGCGTGGAAAAGCTCTGCGACATTTCCCTGCTGCTGGCCCGGCGCACGTTGCTCGGCGGGAGAGAGGGACGCACAACAACGCTGACCCTCAAGCCGTGGGGTGTCTGGCTGCCGGATACGGCCAAAAAAGCTAAAAAACGCAAGAAAAAAAGCGACGGCGATGAAATGGACTTTGACCTGGAGGACTGA
- a CDS encoding phage baseplate assembly protein V, producing the protein MDLAAMIDERIRRALRALRLPYRARLSALNGEPVLQLAQGEALAGEQAQAVEVLQQFGFSSGIPADSQLIVLPLAGRSSASVVIATEHGAYRLKVGPGEVRMYSQEGAYVHIKAGRVVDIDCDDLRIKAKNSAVIEAGQGIVLDTPLTTVTGNMTATGEKGDSVEMTANVRLQGDIIQVGSHTSSGDQIAGGKSQMHHTHPGDSGGTTGEPQ; encoded by the coding sequence ATGGATCTTGCCGCTATGATTGACGAACGCATCCGCCGCGCGCTGCGCGCCCTGCGCCTGCCGTACCGCGCCCGGCTCTCGGCGCTCAACGGGGAGCCGGTCCTACAACTGGCCCAAGGCGAAGCCTTGGCCGGGGAGCAGGCCCAGGCCGTGGAGGTTTTGCAGCAGTTCGGTTTTTCGTCGGGCATCCCGGCGGACAGCCAGCTCATTGTTCTGCCCCTGGCCGGGCGCAGCAGCGCCAGCGTGGTCATTGCCACGGAGCACGGGGCCTATCGCCTCAAGGTGGGACCGGGCGAGGTCCGCATGTACAGCCAGGAAGGAGCCTACGTCCATATCAAGGCCGGACGCGTAGTCGACATCGACTGCGACGATCTGCGCATCAAGGCCAAGAACAGTGCCGTCATTGAGGCCGGGCAAGGTATTGTCCTGGACACGCCCCTGACCACGGTGACGGGCAACATGACCGCCACAGGCGAAAAAGGCGACAGTGTGGAGATGACGGCCAACGTCCGGCTCCAGGGCGACATCATCCAAGTGGGCTCCCACACCTCCAGCGGCGACCAGATTGCCGGGGGCAAGAGCCAGATGCACCATACCCACCCCGGCGACAGCGGCGGCACCACCGGTGAGCCGCAGTAG
- a CDS encoding phage GP46 family protein → MDAQLDPLSGDYTGQRIGHLGNAVYLRLQTPRGSWWADSSLGSRLHELAREKDVARIGVLARQYAEQALQTLLDDGRARSIEVSVDQPHNGRCLLHVAVEDASGAAYTFEHFVVVGG, encoded by the coding sequence ATGGACGCACAGCTTGATCCCCTTTCCGGCGACTACACCGGCCAGCGCATCGGCCATCTGGGCAATGCCGTTTATCTGCGGCTGCAAACGCCTCGCGGTTCCTGGTGGGCTGATTCCTCTTTAGGAAGCCGCTTGCACGAGCTGGCGCGGGAAAAAGACGTGGCGCGCATTGGAGTGCTGGCCCGCCAGTATGCGGAGCAGGCTTTGCAAACCCTGCTGGACGACGGACGGGCGCGATCCATCGAAGTGTCGGTGGACCAGCCGCATAATGGCCGCTGCCTCCTGCATGTGGCGGTGGAAGACGCCAGCGGCGCGGCCTACACCTTTGAGCATTTCGTGGTCGTGGGAGGCTAG
- a CDS encoding baseplate J/gp47 family protein — protein sequence MPYSIPSFDDIRQRQLRDARNLDATAHTDADSDLYIRASATASASEGLYAYQAWQTRQLIPDTSDPEYLEQHCALRGITRKPATRATGTLTFAGRAGAVVPAGIQAKDADEVAYRSTEAVTLAGDADAATAVAACEAMQAGALPGLDAAPVTLLAAPSGVQARALLTLTGGTNAETDAELLSRLLDYMRNPPSGGTAADYRRWAREVPGVADAQAYPLRQGPGTVDVVITGADGIPGADVVQACQGHIDAESPLGAHAAVYAPVLLSVDMTVVLRVSGTATLQSLRGPVTDALLAQFAALRPGDPLILARCIAAVSGLEGVADVAIREPAANPAPTALQWCRLGGLTLEAL from the coding sequence GTGCCCTACAGCATCCCCAGTTTCGACGATATCCGGCAGCGGCAGTTGCGCGATGCGCGCAACCTGGACGCCACAGCCCATACGGACGCGGACAGTGACCTTTACATCCGTGCCAGCGCCACGGCCTCGGCCTCCGAGGGGCTCTATGCCTATCAGGCGTGGCAGACCCGCCAGCTCATACCGGACACCTCTGACCCCGAATACCTTGAGCAGCATTGCGCCTTGCGCGGCATCACCCGCAAGCCAGCCACCCGCGCCACGGGCACGTTGACTTTTGCGGGCCGCGCCGGGGCAGTGGTCCCGGCAGGCATACAGGCCAAAGACGCCGATGAGGTGGCATACCGCAGCACGGAGGCCGTGACCCTCGCTGGAGACGCCGACGCCGCCACGGCTGTGGCCGCGTGCGAAGCCATGCAGGCCGGGGCTTTGCCGGGCCTGGACGCCGCACCCGTGACGCTGCTTGCCGCGCCGTCCGGCGTGCAAGCCCGCGCGCTGCTGACCTTGACGGGCGGCACCAACGCCGAGACGGACGCGGAGCTGCTCTCCCGTCTGCTGGACTACATGCGCAATCCGCCATCCGGCGGTACGGCGGCTGACTATCGCCGCTGGGCGCGGGAGGTACCCGGCGTTGCCGACGCGCAAGCCTATCCCCTGCGCCAGGGGCCGGGCACGGTTGACGTGGTGATAACAGGCGCGGACGGCATCCCCGGCGCTGACGTGGTGCAAGCCTGCCAAGGGCACATAGACGCGGAGAGCCCCTTGGGCGCACATGCGGCAGTTTATGCGCCCGTGTTGCTGTCTGTGGATATGACCGTTGTCCTGCGCGTCAGCGGCACGGCCACGCTGCAAAGCCTGCGCGGCCCGGTTACGGACGCTTTGCTGGCGCAATTCGCCGCACTCCGGCCCGGTGATCCGCTGATCCTGGCCCGCTGCATTGCCGCTGTCTCCGGCCTGGAGGGCGTGGCGGACGTGGCCATCCGCGAGCCCGCCGCCAATCCGGCCCCGACAGCCCTGCAATGGTGCCGCCTTGGGGGGCTGACCCTGGAGGCCCTCTAG
- a CDS encoding YmfQ family protein — MPHRDLLAALLPPVSYDANAPHLDLSLAMEGRELDRVQADGAAVLGALRPWLWQQWLPDWERVYGLPGPCAAGGQLLQERIALLVVAFLERGGISRSWLKRYAALAGYDVEIQEFREFKAGRSSAGDALTNGGWVFAFLVVASGDVSRTFRSGQSVAGEALRTWGDPILECIINWRKPAHTIGLISYLEDNPRA; from the coding sequence ATGCCGCACCGTGATCTGCTGGCGGCCTTGCTGCCGCCCGTATCTTACGACGCCAACGCGCCGCATCTGGACCTTTCGCTGGCCATGGAGGGCCGGGAACTGGATCGGGTGCAGGCGGATGGCGCGGCGGTGCTGGGCGCGCTGCGCCCGTGGCTCTGGCAGCAATGGCTGCCGGACTGGGAGCGCGTCTACGGCCTGCCCGGCCCCTGCGCCGCAGGCGGGCAACTTTTACAGGAGCGCATTGCCCTGCTGGTCGTGGCCTTTCTGGAGCGCGGCGGCATTTCCCGCTCGTGGCTCAAACGCTATGCCGCCCTGGCGGGTTATGACGTGGAGATTCAGGAGTTTCGAGAATTCAAGGCCGGGCGCTCCAGCGCGGGAGACGCTTTGACCAACGGCGGATGGGTTTTCGCCTTTCTGGTTGTAGCCTCGGGCGACGTATCACGTACCTTCCGGTCCGGGCAAAGCGTCGCTGGCGAAGCCTTACGCACTTGGGGCGATCCCATACTGGAGTGCATCATCAATTGGCGTAAGCCCGCGCATACTATCGGGCTCATCAGTTATCTGGAGGATAACCCCCGTGCATAG
- a CDS encoding zf-TFIIB domain-containing protein: MPYSPFAGRECPVCGHALRMVLTDAGLIWVCPVCGEVRDILGVSLAELFHAVA, translated from the coding sequence ATGCCGTATAGCCCCTTTGCTGGCAGAGAGTGCCCCGTCTGCGGCCATGCCCTGCGCATGGTCCTGACGGATGCTGGCTTGATCTGGGTCTGCCCTGTCTGCGGCGAGGTGCGGGACATACTGGGCGTCAGCCTCGCGGAGCTGTTCCACGCCGTGGCGTAA
- a CDS encoding tyrosine-type recombinase/integrase, whose amino-acid sequence MPVVCLKYKRKPWVVKYREPWSGRPRQRAFAVEAEARAFEDAQASLYERERAIIKAVRRRRAQGRPASLTIAEVLDRYLDSLGNPSTRAASAYHLRLFADIYGQRKAHCLTLEDVGAFLALQQQRGVSKSTACRRMGIVRAAYHWAARWGLLPTNPLAGLQLASPAPQTPDPPTAREARMLYATAAPHVQRVIALGMATGARIGPSELFRLRWTDIDTRGAALRMPNAAKGARAEAREVPLRQDVLRLLRRWEAEDAALGCPWVIHYRGRPVRSISRAWHNTLRRAGIERRIRPYDLRHAFASRALDHDADLKCVAEVMGHANEKMIVRFYRHTSAKQRRKAVNAAPSLGLE is encoded by the coding sequence ATGCCTGTTGTGTGCCTGAAGTACAAACGCAAGCCCTGGGTGGTCAAATACCGCGAGCCGTGGAGCGGCAGGCCTCGCCAGCGGGCTTTTGCTGTCGAGGCCGAGGCCCGCGCCTTTGAGGATGCCCAGGCATCGCTCTATGAGCGGGAGCGGGCCATCATCAAGGCCGTGCGACGGCGGAGAGCCCAGGGCCGTCCGGCGAGTCTCACGATAGCCGAAGTTCTGGACCGGTATCTGGACAGTCTGGGCAATCCGTCCACCAGGGCCGCCAGCGCGTACCATCTGCGGTTGTTTGCGGACATCTACGGCCAGCGCAAGGCCCACTGTCTGACTTTAGAGGACGTGGGGGCGTTTCTCGCGCTGCAACAACAGCGCGGCGTGAGCAAAAGCACAGCCTGCCGCCGCATGGGCATCGTCCGGGCCGCCTATCACTGGGCGGCCCGCTGGGGCTTGCTGCCCACCAATCCACTGGCGGGCCTGCAACTGGCCAGCCCCGCGCCGCAGACACCGGACCCGCCCACGGCCCGTGAAGCTCGGATGCTTTATGCGACGGCCGCGCCGCATGTGCAGCGGGTGATCGCCCTGGGCATGGCCACCGGCGCGCGTATCGGCCCCAGTGAGCTTTTTCGGCTCCGCTGGACGGATATCGACACGCGTGGAGCCGCGCTGCGCATGCCCAATGCCGCCAAGGGAGCACGGGCCGAGGCCCGCGAGGTGCCGTTACGGCAGGATGTTCTGCGCCTGCTGCGGCGCTGGGAAGCGGAAGACGCGGCCCTGGGCTGTCCATGGGTCATCCACTACAGAGGACGCCCCGTGCGCAGTATCAGCCGAGCTTGGCATAATACCCTGCGCCGGGCGGGCATTGAGCGGCGCATCCGGCCCTATGATCTGCGCCACGCTTTCGCCAGCCGGGCTCTGGATCATGATGCGGACCTTAAATGCGTGGCCGAGGTTATGGGCCACGCCAATGAAAAGATGATTGTGAGATTTTACCGCCATACCAGCGCCAAACAGCGCCGCAAGGCGGTAAATGCGGCCCCGTCGCTGGGGCTGGAATAG